A DNA window from Trypanosoma brucei brucei TREU927 chromosome 10, whole genome shotgun sequence contains the following coding sequences:
- a CDS encoding RAB-interacting protein, putative: protein MRSATEYTDGLLGLPTSPQLATHKERSGGTQVGLCPCFRIAAGEFMHIYAILKEERLSWRDDFFDVSQLSVPRSTSEVLERLNLNLPFYAANYMTVCIVVTSLLLFLNPYFLILLCSLVLLLRGLFLHGKYQGRPNHCIYIGGVTVSYYRLLIVTLFVLFLFPVVWSGILNLLFLLLVGAALVLPHAVSRRPVYFHDEELEKRRPKALQYVVVFLLHFLSYMESPNK, encoded by the coding sequence ATGCGATCAGCCACTGAATATACAGATGGTCTGCTAGGGCTTCCAACTTCACCGCAACTAGCCACacataaagaaagaagtggagGCACTCAAGTAGGCTTGTGCCCGTGCTTCCGCATCGCAGCCGGCGAATTCATGCACATATATGCGATTTTAAAGGAGGAGCGACTTTCCTGGCGAGACGATTTTTTTGACGTTAGTCAGCTTTCAGTACCGCGAAGTACGTCGGAAGTGCTTGAGAGGTTGAACCTCAACTTGCCCTTCTACGCGGCCAACTACATGACGGTGTGCATTGTCGTGACGtctcttttattgtttctcaACCCTTATTTCCTCATCTTATTATGTTCCTTAGTTCTCCTACTGCGTGGTTTGTTTCTCCACGGGAAATACCAAGGAAGACCTAACCATTGCATCTATATAGGTGGGGTGACTGTCTCGTATTATCGCCTTTTGATTGTGACgcttttcgttctttttttatttcctgttGTTTGGAGTGGGATCCTTAacctactttttcttttgctcgTAGGCGCCGCTCTTGTTCTTCCGCATGCGGTGTCGCGTCGGCCTGTGTACTTCCATGATGAGGAACTAGAGAAGCGACGACCAAAGGCTCTTCAATATGTGGTTGTCTTTCTGCTCCACTTTTTGAGTTACATGGAGAGCCCTAACAAGTGA
- a CDS encoding RAB-interacting protein, putative, producing MTDKDGGTEMSFVDGATEGQTAGFADAPTSNPMGNAAMIDPQSFVSKAWGFVRFPAEAVRQQLNRVRPWSQFFDREQFASPEGFGDAVSRLRCNVVHFYHNYFVVALLGSLIVLIVNPMFSICMFLMLLMWAYTHKKQMEAAETNVNHLLIGNYEISFSKAYILISIFGIISFFLFNGSSVMFWMFFASLGVATVHAVLRKPHSENELAHFV from the coding sequence ATGACAGATAAGGATGGTGGCACTGAGATGTCGTTTGTAGACGGTGCAACTGAAGGGCAAACAGCCGGTTTCGCCGATGCACCCACCAGCAACCCCATGGGTAACGCCGCAATGATTGACCCTCAATCCTTCGTCAGTAAGGCGTGGGGTTTCGTAAGATTTCCTGCTGAAGCCGTGAGGCAGCAGCTCAATCGCGTGCGTCCGTGGAGCCAATTCTTCGACAGGGAACAATTTGCCTCGCCAGAAGGGTTTGGTGATGCGGTCTCGCGACTTCGCTGCAACGTGGTGCACTTCTATCACAACTATTTCGTCGTGGCGCTACTCGGATCATTAATTGTCCTGATAGTCAATCCAATGTTTAGTATATGCATGTTTCTCATGCTGCTAATGTGGGCATACACTCACAAAAAGCAGATGGAGGCGGCGGAGACAAATGTGAACCACTTGTTGATAGGAAACTACGAGATTTCGTTTTCCAAGGCGTATATTCTCATTAGCATTTTTGGCATAAtatcctttttcttgtttaacGGCAGTTCTGTTATGTTCTGGatgttttttgcttcattaGGCGTTGCAACCGTACATGCGGTGTTACGCAAACCCCATTCGGAGAATGAATTGGCCCATTTTGTGTAG
- a CDS encoding ribulose-5-phosphate 3-epimerase, putative codes for MVHRQDGAVVHCSRETGRLSAIIAPSILASDFAQLLSECQSVLSPEGGAADWLHVDVMDGHFVPNISIGMCVVQSLRSHLQDVFLDVHCMVSDPDRWVEEMAKAGATQMTFHVEAVADPKAVARHIRAAGMLCGVALKPKTPVSSVLNLVEEQLIDMVLVMTVEPGFGGQSFMQDMMPKVEELRARFPCLNIQVDGGIGPGTIDAPARAGANVIVAGTSIFRADSRKEATESMRRVVQGYLGSTTS; via the coding sequence ATGGTTCACCGTCAAGATGGAGCAGTCGTGCACTGCTCGAGAGAAACCGGCAGACTAAGCGCCATTATCGCACCTTCCATCCTTGCTTCGGACTTCGCCCAGCTCTTAAGTGAGTGCCAAAGTGTTTTGTCACCTGAGGGTGGAGCAGCAGATTGGCTTCATGTGGATGTTATGGATGGACACTTTGTCCCCAACATTTCTATAGGTATGTGTGTTGTTCAGTCGTTGCGCAGCCACCTGCAAGATGTCTTCTTGGATGTTCACTGCATGGTCAGCGACCCCGATCGTTGGGTTGAAGAAATGGCGAAAGCTGGTGCCACGCAAATGACATTTCACGTTGAAGCGGTAGCAGACCCCAAGGCTGTCGCCCGTCACATACGTGCTGCAGGTATGTTGTGTGGTGTAGCGTTGAAACCAAAGACGCCCGTAAGCTCTGTTTTGAACCTTGTAGAAGAGCAGCTGATCGACATGGTATTGGTCATGACGGTGGAGCCGGGTTTTGGCGGTCAGTCTTTCATGCAAGACATGATGCCGAAGGTGGAAGAGCTTCGTGCAAGGTTTCCGTGTTTGAATATACAAGTGGATGGAGGAATTGGACCAGGAACAATCGATGCGCCTGCGAGGGCTGGGGCGAATGTAATTGTGGCGGGAACATCTATTTTCAGGGCAGACTCAAGGAAGGAGGCCACAGAAAGCATGCGACGCGTCGTGCAGGGTTATCTGGGATCCACAACGAGTTAG